From a region of the Streptomyces sp. NBC_01454 genome:
- a CDS encoding GNAT family N-acetyltransferase, with protein sequence MPAPEARGHGLGTQATRLTLDYAFRITNLRVVWLKVLVPNTAGIRAYEKAGFRPVGHLREAATPLNLISRCRLIA encoded by the coding sequence ATGCCCGCCCCCGAAGCCCGCGGACACGGACTCGGCACCCAGGCCACCCGCCTGACCCTCGACTACGCCTTCCGCATCACCAACCTGCGCGTGGTCTGGCTCAAGGTCCTCGTCCCGAACACAGCCGGCATCCGGGCCTACGAGAAGGCGGGCTTCCGCCCAGTCGGCCACCTTCGCGAAGCTGCCACGCCACTGAACTTGATCAGTCGATGTCGGCTGATTGCCTGA
- a CDS encoding zinc finger domain-containing protein: MREFTNHRAQHTLGILRAFHLETLNFSGTHPEATLADFEHHLRQRVDALEAELEAGEKEAQAAVVTKRLSGPLADPERQRAFRQLQNSEPSATGPEREAWWKQRRAVLDEIKAQGLAEALDWECRNCGAPVGVACRTGGGRPKKQPHFLRATDAEAPYNHAYGLR; this comes from the coding sequence ATGCGCGAGTTCACCAACCACAGAGCGCAGCACACGCTCGGCATTCTGCGCGCTTTCCACCTGGAGACCTTGAACTTCTCCGGAACGCATCCTGAGGCGACGCTGGCTGACTTCGAGCACCACTTGCGTCAGCGGGTCGACGCCTTGGAGGCGGAACTTGAGGCGGGTGAGAAGGAAGCCCAGGCCGCCGTCGTCACCAAACGCCTGTCTGGCCCCCTCGCCGATCCCGAGCGCCAGCGAGCGTTCCGTCAGCTACAAAACTCGGAGCCATCGGCAACAGGGCCCGAGAGGGAAGCCTGGTGGAAGCAGCGCAGGGCGGTGCTCGACGAGATCAAGGCACAGGGACTGGCGGAAGCCCTTGACTGGGAGTGCCGCAACTGTGGCGCCCCGGTTGGGGTCGCTTGCCGTACGGGCGGCGGCAGGCCCAAGAAGCAGCCTCACTTCCTCCGGGCCACCGACGCCGAAGCGCCTTACAACCACGCGTACGGTCTGCGCTGA